ATTCTTATTGAGATTATCTACTCTGATAGGAGACGGTCCTGGGCAATCGAAGTCAAAACCACAGGCGAGGTTCTCGTTCGGGTCCCTTGTGCCGTCTCAGAAAAAAAAGTGATGGAGATCGCACAAAGCAAGGCTGAGTGGATCGCAAAACAGCAGGTGAAATTCCAGACAAGAGAGAAGGAACTGCGCAGATATGCAGACGGGGATATGATTTCGTTTTTCGGGGAGCAGCTGATCATTGCACGTACCGCAGGCCCCTCCCGGGCGGAGATCTCCGGAGGATATCTCAACATATCCATACCCGATTCTTTTTCACCGGATGATGCCGAAATGATTGCCCGTGATGTGGTGATGCTTTTGTACCGGCGGCTTGGGACCACAGTTCTGGACGCATACGTGGAAAAGTATGCAGGTCTTGCCGGCGTGATAAAACCAAAACTGCGCATGAGACTTCAGAAGAAAAAATGGGGATGCTGTACACCAAAAAACGGGATAATCATCAATGCAAGGGTTTTACTTGCACCCAGAATCGTTGCCGAGTATCTGGTCGTGCACGAGATAGTACATCTCAGATATCCTCACCATCAAAAAGCATACTGGAGTGAGGTTGAACGGCTGATGCCGGAGTACCGGAAAGTCGAGATACTGTTGAAGGATGATGGATGGAAGTGGGAATTTTAGTTCCAGGAATTTTGCCCCGCATAAATTATGCAGGACTAAAAAATAAAAAAAATAATATTTATGCTTTCTTTACAAATACTGTAAGTCCGGTGGAAACTTCCACGAGGGATTTCCCATCAGCAGAGACAGTATAGGTGCCTGCGTTGAATAATGCGGAGGTTCCAGTGATCTTATAGGTCTTCTCTTCGACCTTCTCCCATGCCAGAGGGACGGTGGAGATGACACCAAACAGATAGAGGGTCAGAGTTCCGGTTCCATCATCATGGAACACAACGGGGATCTCGGTACCTGAGACGAGCCAGTCGCCAACGATCGGTTCACTGCCAATACATCCTGCAGCTCCCACAGAGACAAGCAGGACTGCAAGCACAGCTGCAATCAGAATTTTCTTCATAAGAATAGAAATGAGAGAGTGAAGTATTTCACTCTTTCTTTTTCCGATTACGCGGTTTTTATCTTCGCAACGTCTGCGAGATCAAGGTCGACAATGGATATCTCCTGCATATCACCCTTCTTGATTTTGCCGGTGACGGTCATTGGGAAGGTATCAACGAACTTGTAGTAACGCGGGATCTTGTGGCGGGCGATCTTGCCCTCAGCAAATGCCCGGATCTCCTCTTCCGTGATCGTCGTTCCAGGCTCTGCTTTTACCCATGCACAGAGTTCCTCGCCGTACTTTGCATCCGGGACCCCGATGACATAGATATCGGAGATCTTCGGGTGAAGGTGGAAGAACTCCTCAATCTCTCTTGGATAGAGATTTTCTCCGCCGCGGATAACCATCTCTTTCAGACGGCCCGCCATCCGAACGTAGCCTTCCTCATCCATTGTTCCAAGATCACCGGAGTGGAGCCAGCCGTCTTTGTCAATGACCTGCTTGGTTGCATTCGGATTGTTGTAGTAACATTTCATCTTCATGTAACCGCGGGCACATATCTCACCTTTTTCACCGAGTGAGACGATCCTTCCAGTCTTCGGGTCCGTGATCTTGATCTCGGTATGCGGGAATGCTCTGCCAACGGTCGCGACACGGTTCTCAAGGGTGTCAGAGGTGGTGGACATAGTGATTCCCGGAGCAGTTTCGGTAAGGCCGTAGACGATGACGATATCTTTCATGTTCATCCTGGTCGCGACTTCCCGCATCTTCTCGATCGGACATGGGGAACCTGCCATGATTCCGGTACGGAGACTTGACAGATCATATCGATTGAAATTCGGGTGTTCCAGTTCTGCGATGAACATGGTCGGGACCCCGTGAAGGGCCGTACACTTCTCCGCTTCAATCGCTTGGAGAACGGACTCGGCATCGAAGAACGGTGCAGGAATGACCATCGTGGATCCATGCGTCATGCAGGCCATGTTCGAGAGGACCATACCGAAACAGTGGTAGAACGGAACCGGGATACAGAGTTTATCATTCTCGGTAAAACCCATACCGTCACCGATAAACAGTCCATTGTTCAAGACGGAGTGATGAGATAATACGACCCCCTTCGGGAATCCGGTCGTTCCGGAGGTATACTGAATGTTCAGTGCATCATCGAACGAGACAGACTCCTCACGGTTTTCCAACTCGAAGTCGGAAACATACTCGCCCATTTCAAGAAGTTCGCTCCAGCGATACATACCGTTGTAGATGATCTCTCCCATGAATACGACGTTGCGTAAATACGGGAACTTCTCGGACCGGATCTTGCCGGGTTTTGCTTCGAATGCCTCGGGACATGCCTCGTAGAACAT
This region of Methanocorpusculum sp. genomic DNA includes:
- a CDS encoding M48 family metallopeptidase, whose product is MFHIMVLSIVWNGQHILIEIIYSDRRRSWAIEVKTTGEVLVRVPCAVSEKKVMEIAQSKAEWIAKQQVKFQTREKELRRYADGDMISFFGEQLIIARTAGPSRAEISGGYLNISIPDSFSPDDAEMIARDVVMLLYRRLGTTVLDAYVEKYAGLAGVIKPKLRMRLQKKKWGCCTPKNGIIINARVLLAPRIVAEYLVVHEIVHLRYPHHQKAYWSEVERLMPEYRKVEILLKDDGWKWEF
- a CDS encoding AMP-binding protein, with amino-acid sequence MSESYACGTSQKPLMGSTVGYVLNSIAAKYPRNDALVSFQPNPYSKRCMSDAANYCHEGLVSDEPNSYRETGRTLTTVGSKVLRYTWAEFLAETDAVAKGLMMLGVEHGTRVAIWAMNYAEWALVQFATAKIGAVMVNINPAYRTFELEYALKQSEVDTLILQGKFKTSDYVGMFYEACPEAFEAKPGKIRSEKFPYLRNVVFMGEIIYNGMYRWSELLEMGEYVSDFELENREESVSFDDALNIQYTSGTTGFPKGVVLSHHSVLNNGLFIGDGMGFTENDKLCIPVPFYHCFGMVLSNMACMTHGSTMVIPAPFFDAESVLQAIEAEKCTALHGVPTMFIAELEHPNFNRYDLSSLRTGIMAGSPCPIEKMREVATRMNMKDIVIVYGLTETAPGITMSTTSDTLENRVATVGRAFPHTEIKITDPKTGRIVSLGEKGEICARGYMKMKCYYNNPNATKQVIDKDGWLHSGDLGTMDEEGYVRMAGRLKEMVIRGGENLYPREIEEFFHLHPKISDIYVIGVPDAKYGEELCAWVKAEPGTTITEEEIRAFAEGKIARHKIPRYYKFVDTFPMTVTGKIKKGDMQEISIVDLDLADVAKIKTA